In Magnolia sinica isolate HGM2019 chromosome 16, MsV1, whole genome shotgun sequence, the genomic window aaaaaaataaataattgttTGGTTTGAAAGACAAGGATAGCAACTCAaccattgaatttttttatttttttatttaaatcaaaATACCTACAGAAAGGTGATGCCCAAGTTATTAAGAGCATAATAGAAACATAAGCATCTTGTAAGAAGGTGAGCAAATTGTGGCGTTGTAAAAACAAGAACACCATGTATCTTTAAAACATTCATGAAAAACATCATATTAGCCCACtttagaaaaaagaaagggaaccCCTGCCacttccaaaaataaaaagaaatgttCATAAGCCCAGCAAATTTATCCATCTgactttttttattcttcttttttctcctttttttttttttggaaaggtaacactaccagggattaaaccctggatcactcacacacactacactatcCATCTGCATATGAAATGCCTATCGAAAATTAGTAGTGCAGACCATAGAAACACAATACCTGTCCAGCCGGTACATAAGGATCCCCTGTTAATTTCAAAGCCTCAACATACTCGTAAAATTCCAAATCTGGGGACTTCTTAGTCCTGCCATCCTCTTGCCATTGCCCAAACTTTCGTCTCAAATGAATGATTTCTGACGTGTAAAGTCCGTGAGCACCCATGTATAGTCCTGCCACAAATGAGAACTCTTCAAGTAAATTCACAGTTACATTTGGTCTTTAGACCACAGGTACTCATACATACATGTAAGTGACAGGATTCAGTGTCCAAGACAAAAGAGCATTGGACACTGAAAGCAGTAGGAGAGTGGTACATCTGTCATTTACTTAAACTGAAGCCAGATCTATGGTGATTATGTAAAATTCAATCACCATTGAGAGGATCTGAGGTTGGTGGTATCTCAATGCGATTAAAAACTGTCGCTCCAGAAAGAGGTTGGCGGTTTTGAGCCTGACTAAGGGTGAGATTTATCAATTCTTCAACATCTTTAAGCACCTGCATGATCATGCATAAAGTAAgtgtgatgggacccatagaaaaAGACAATGGATCCATTATCAGCAttttctcctttttatttatAGAGGGATACAAGGCAATAGATTCTTTAACAGCATCTGACAACACTCTTGCTAGAGATGGAGCAAGAGAAGGTCACTTGTTTTCCTCAACTCGAGCCTCTTTCACTTGTACTGTCCTTCTATTTTAACAAATTTCGCATTTTATTTAGAAAATGTACAAAATGCACAATTCAACTAgcaagagagatgagagatatgTCAGAATAGCCTGAGATGCCGTAACAGAGCTCTTAATTTTCAGAGAATGCCCAGTATCATTTTCTTAAAGTTTAGGAACCACTCTAAAATCTTCCTAGCAGCATTATGCTCCCTctttaaagaaaaaggaagatgaggaaaacaagggaaaaaagaaaaaccaacctTTGCAGGGATCTTCTCCCTACTAATGAGGACCTTAGCAAGATCAGACATAACATGGTCAATACTGCGTTGACCTGGAAGTTTAGTACTTTTCTCTATAGATTTTTGCCCTTTCCCATCAGCTTCCTGCCGATTCTCATCTTTCTTTATAGAAAACAAAAATGATAAGCGGCCCCTTTTCTCTAGCCTTGCGGGTACCCTGAGTAAGTCTTTAGGAGGCATATTATTTGATAATCTTTGTGCAAGATCTCCAATTACAATTTTTACCACCATTGCTCTTCCCTCTTCACTAGTGTCACTAACCCCACCTCCAGCATCCAtttcaatttcatctccatcactctctgctTTAAGTTCATCATCAGGCTCTATACTCTCTAACTCTACAtccttttcttcatcttcttcctctgaATCCTGTTCAAACGCCTTAAAGACGAGATCTGTATCTAACTTTCCTGATGCCACTACTTTCACGGAATTGACCTTAAAACCAGGAATCATATCCCGCAGGATACTCTGTATACCAGCCCGTTCCTCCACCACATCAGAATCATCATCCCTCTCTTCACCTTCTTCTAAATCACCACTACTTCTAGCAGATAAATCAGTCTCTCCTTCAGCTAACTCAGTTGAGGAGTTCAGACTGCCCATGGCGGATGGTTTCGAGGATTTGGTTAGAAAGTCTCCCGAGTTTCCTCTATTCCGTTTCAAGTAGACTGCCTGGATAGTAAGTGACTTCACTTAGTCAGAGGATCAACATTTAGCCACTTTGGAAACAAACGCTTCTCAAATTATGATCACATGTAAAAGTTACTAAAAAGTAGTGGGCAGAAAGCATTCttaaaacgaaaaagaaaatgaagtaaTAAGAACACAGAAAGAATAGCATTTATCAAAGAGCAGATGGGAAAATAGTCTCAAAATTGTGAACTGAagctttttaaatttattttataggtGATTTGGTAATGAAGGATTATAGAAACCATAGCCATGCTTACGCACCTCTTTCCTGAAAAATTAATTGAGTGGCTAGAAGTTCGAAGATGCAACCATTTTCTGAAACTAGCAGCATGAGACAAAGGAATGCTATGAAGTAATAGATTCATAATAATGAGCCATATACAAATAACCACAAATGCTCGCTCCAGCATATTACAGAGATAAGAATCAAACTAGCAGTTATTCTCCACTAAGGAAGCCAGCAACTAACTAATTAAAAAAACTACCTAAACCAGAAGCTATTGCTTTGCCAGAACTaggtcaaaaagaaaaaagagaaaattacaGTCAAACACCCTTATTTGTGGTATAATTACGGTTATCCGCCTAGTCATCACCTAACTATACGTATACCCTAAGAATTTTACAATACTTTCTTTTATACACTTAGTCAAAAAGTCAACAGATAAtcatttaaatgaccaaaatgcccttcttAACAAAACCACGAATGTGTCCCCTcccttctctctcaatctccaGAATAGTTTACCACACCTATTTTAGGCACTACGTATGGGCACACTATGTTctatgtatgacatccaatacATCCAGCATCTAATAAACCTTATATCCACCATGCATCCAAAAGATCAAcctgattttaaaaataaataaataaataaaaaccagaTGAGCTACACCACTGGGAACAATTTCAAAATTATGGCAAAAATGTCTGTTCTCACGTTCCCCCCTGGTGAGCcacacctcatgaacgggtttgatggatTATACAcagcatggtggccccacacagaaacctatggttggcatcccatggCCATAATTACCAGTGGTGTCTCCCACGTGAGTTATGGATCTTCTTGGTTTTTGGCCACATGGTCAAGCTTTGAGGGGCACACCTTATGGACTGATTGGATATCTTACAGACAAGATGGAGGCCCCACAAAGCTAGGATGTTGTATGCACTGCATAGAGGAATGGGCTTGCCTGACTACATGTAATCACATGGAGGCTTGATTTGTGCTGCCCCGAGCACCAAATGGGATGAACATGAATCAGATGCACCCGGTCTATCAAGTGAGCTGCCACATTTTCACCATGGATCCTGAAAATCAGTCCAATTCGAGACttatgtgggccgcaccataaggatcagtgtaaaatcatgcctaaaacctttaaattcatgaggtgtggcccatgtgagtgtGTGGAATGTCATGATTTTTGGAGCGTCCCTTCATCCTCATGTGATGCaggcccaaggcccactataGGGCCCAATGATGTAAGCCCACAAcacacctagggcccaacatgtgGTGATTTTTTTACtgtttatttataaatttggAGGCCTAAATCAGGGATTGTAATTTACTATTTTTTGGAAAATATAGGGGCTGATTTAAAGATGGGATTGAATATTTGAGGGGGATGCGATTGAAGATATGAGATAGATTTAGAGATGTCATTAGGATTATTTTCTATatttgcttttactattattaAGCTTCTACCATTTTAGGAATTCACTTAGAATCTGGGGGGTAGTCATTCGTCATTCCAAATTTTTCTAAGTGGGGGTTCTTTTCTTAAGAATTGTAAGAAGATGCTTGGTGTCAATAACATTATTTCTCCCTCTCTAATTCTTGTCTACTTCTTTGCAATCCGGTGTTGATATCTCATTGATTTGATAACTAGGTTGTAccattttggtatcagagcgagtgaTTATTGGGGAACTATTGACCATACATTATCTCCTAATGGCTTGGAAGGAAGTGACACAAGAAAAGTTTGTGCAAGTAATCCAATTCATCCACACATCCACGAAGTGTGTACATCAACTCACATATGTGGTAGGCAATCTCACTGATCAAGTGGGAGAGATCTAGCATGAAGAGAATTTGGAGAGTGAAGTTGGAGCGCATGGACACGCAAGGGAAGGTCCCCACCAAGGTCCTAACCAACAACAAATAGTCACAGCTTATGAAGACACCAAGGATCGAATCCTTCTATTGTTGGAACACGACAGAGAATCCAAAATTAAACTAAAAATTCCAGAAACGGCGAAGAGATCCACAGAGTTAAAGAAAAAGTTGAGATCGGAAGTGATTGATGCATTAATGTTAGACCTACATTTGAATTTGCTAATGGATCAATTGATGGATCCACCGATATTGGCAATCACATTGATAGACATGCAAATAGGTCTCAACGCTCGAATTGAAGCACCTTTGCAAAAGATGATTGTGGCATGAAAAGCACAGCAAAGGTTTAAAGAtccattagaagaagaagaagaatcgtcCAAAGGAGGTAATACAAGTCCAAAGGTTGAGATTGGTTTCAAGTTCTTTCAAGGCCGGGGTGAATTGATGCAAGCTCACAACCCACCTAGGCTAACTATAGGGCCCAACAATGACCTAGGCGCACAGCCTACCGTAGGACACAACATGCACTGATTTTTGAactgtttatttatagatttgggggcTTCAATCCAGGATTGCAATTTACTATTTTTTGAAGATATgggggctgatttaaagatgtgattagAGATTTGAGGAGGATGCGATTAAAGATATGAGACTAATTTAAAGatgtaattaatattattttctaTATTTGCTTTTACTATTGCTAGGCTTTACTATCTTAGGTacattagattgatttgaagtcAACTATTATTGATTTGAAACCAATCTCTTACTTAGGGTTAGGGGGATTCTCATTAGGGATTCACGTGTAGGAAGTAGTCATtcgaaaattttctaagtgtgaGTTCTTTTCTTAAGCATTGTAAGAAGAAgttaaatattaataataatgttATTTCAACCCTACTCAAATATTCCTGTGAGTGTAATTCTTGTCTACTTGTTTTCAATTGGGTGTCGATATCACATTGATTCAATAACTGGGTTGCACCATCATGGGTTGCATCAAGTGAATAAATTAGATAGCATATATAACACCATGGTGGACGTCACATACAATTTTGAtgattttaatagtgggcatccccatctcaactgttgcttatggtgtagcccacttgagttttgaattggcctgattttttaggccCGATTAAAATGCAAAGCGACGCGCCttatggacaggatggatttatcCACTTGAAATCATTCTATCCATGTCATTGAAAGTCAAGCCCCGCATGACTATGTGCATCATGGTGTCTTCGCTACTTGAACGAGTAGTTGTAGTCAAGGATTCCAATCCCTCCAAAGGCACGGAATGTAACGCCATTTTTAAGTAGCGGCATAAAACAcctgagctctgtggggcccactgtgtggtatatgagaaatccactccgtccatcagatgcgctCCTCAGTGCTTAGACCCCTAGggcccaaaataaaataaaaaaaggccaGCCATACCACAGGGGAAAATGGGGATGAACACCAACCATAGGCTTGTGTGTGAGGCCAACATGgtgtttatatttcatcaaatccattcatcaagtgtgaCTCACAATGATGAAAggaatatacaaaaatcagcttggtccaatattcaggtgggccacaaaacacatACTTACAGGTTTTAGTTGCATTTTTACATTGTTCCAACGGGTATCACCCATCTTAGATTTTTATCCAGCTAAGCTTTTGCTTGTACAGTGAACATCAGAGTCATaagctgatggatggtgtggatttcacatatatgtcAGCCCCAAAGAGCTTGCGTGTTCCACACACTGTAAAATAGTTGTTGTAAACAATTTTGGTCCCTGTTGACAACAGAATAAGCTAGGTTTATTtaaaagggtattttggtcatttaaataAATTTCCTTTTACCAAGTGCATAAAAGCACTATAAAATTACTAAGGTATAACCATAATTAGACAAATAATAGGTGGATAACTGTAATTATGCTATATTTATAAGTGTTTGACTGTAATTTTCTCAACAACAAAAATTCATGagatgtcatcaaacatcttaaACTATGGGCTAATCCTTTTTATGCAAAAAAAAGGTAATTTACATTATAAATTAAGCAAGAAAATCTAGTTTAGTGATATGAATCTAACAAGAGATCAGTAAACAGGGATTGGCGAAAAGTCCTTCATATTTTTCTTTCCTTCAGAGGAGCAAAAAGGAGAGTTGGTGAGTTGACAGAACAAAACAAAAGACTCTAATTAGCTCTGTAGGGTACATAAATCACTTTAGAACCTTCACGCATCACTCATAAGCTCTGATCACTGTAAAGCATAAAGTGCAAGCTTTGAAAAGTAGAAGTTCTGGAGTaacaatatttttattatttctggCCAGACCCTGTAAAGTTAGTAGATTTTAGACATTCAGAAAAGACAGCATATTTGTTTCATCTCATTCAAACTCAGGGTCATTTATATAAATCTCAAGATAACACAAGTGGCTCAAGCACCAACTGAATGCAGCATACTAACCAACCAATTTGCCATGGTTATGAAATATACCTGCTGTTTGTATTCTCCTTCATCATTTGCAGTAATAAAAACTTCAAACAGAGGAACACCAGGTGTGGCTGTAGCTAGCTGCCTGAGAGAACatcaggaaaaaaataaaataggaaggGCTTCACAATAAGCAGATAGGTCCACTACAAACTTTGCGGTGTAAATGAAGCAGAACAGGTTCAATGAACACCTTGTAACTAAACATAGACCAATCAGTT contains:
- the LOC131229390 gene encoding protein EXECUTER 1, chloroplastic, yielding MASISSPRFSSPSSQPDQNPRRSLSKSSRFLAPPPSKTFPASSRPSNPSFCRCQNRSDSRSPYDDFIRPRLDSLQDAARNAFKWWNDNLNPYRSPSKDCVGADVAGDGKAKEKDVGDWDWDRWKRHFDEVEEQEKIVSVLKSQLSDAVHREDYEDAAKLKVAIAAAARNDIVGRAISCLNRAVEEERYQDAAFIRDHAGAGLVGWWAGISEDSTDPYGRIIHIRAEHGRYVARSYSSRQLATATPGVPLFEVFITANDEGEYKQQAVYLKRNRGNSGDFLTKSSKPSAMGSLNSSTELAEGETDLSARSSGDLEEGEERDDDSDVVEERAGIQSILRDMIPGFKVNSVKVVASGKLDTDLVFKAFEQDSEEEDEEKDVELESIEPDDELKAESDGDEIEMDAGGGVSDTSEEGRAMVVKIVIGDLAQRLSNNMPPKDLLRVPARLEKRGRLSFLFSIKKDENRQEADGKGQKSIEKSTKLPGQRSIDHVMSDLAKVLISREKIPAKVLKDVEELINLTLSQAQNRQPLSGATVFNRIEIPPTSDPLNGLYMGAHGLYTSEIIHLRRKFGQWQEDGRTKKSPDLEFYEYVEALKLTGDPYVPAGQVAFRAKVGKRNQLPHKGIIPEEFGVVARYRGQGRLAEPGFRNPRWVDGELVILDGKYIRGGPVVGFVYWAPEYHFLVFFNRLKLQD